The following coding sequences lie in one Cryptococcus gattii WM276 chromosome L, complete sequence genomic window:
- a CDS encoding Mitochondrial ribosomal protein of the small subunit, putative; Mrps8p (Similar to SGD gene model, NP_013879.1), translated as MSRLGSLPANLCAHLQNTSRSFHPRACIPYTNSALAISNILLRSGLVSNISLGSPAGPDPASFNTLPIPAKKLWIGLKHRDGQPVLRRMNLVSKSSFRVVVSKEELGRLLVGKRARNVPGVGIGEILIVKTPEDRREGRANAERYMEGWEAFRAGLGGEVICRVA; from the coding sequence ATGTCCCGTCTAGGATCACTCCCTGCAAATCTTTGCGCCCACCTCCAAAACACATCTCGCAGCTTCCACCCTAGAGCTTGCATTCCTTACACAAACTCTGCTCTTGCAATCTCAAAtattcttcttcgctcGGGTCTTGTATCAAACATCTCTCTTGGCTCTCCAGCGGGCCCGGATCCAGCATCATTCAACACACTCCCTATTCCTGCAAAGAAACTTTGGATAGGACTCAAACACCGAGACGGGCAACCGGtgttgagaaggatgaaCCTGGTCTCGAAGTCTAGCTTTAGGGTGGTAGTCAGCAAGGAGGAGCTGGGAAGGTTATTGGTTGGAAAGAGGGCAAGAAACGTCCCTGGGGTCGGAATTGGAGAGATCCTCATTGTCAAGACACCAGAAGATAGGAGAGAAGGGAGGGCAAACGCAGAGAGGTATATGGAGGGATGGGAGGCGTTTAGGGCAGGACTTGGGGGAGAAGTAATCTGCAGGGTAGCGTAG
- a CDS encoding Hypothetical Protein (Similar to TIGR gene model, INSD accession AAW45037.1), which produces MEDLAVKRRGRIAVIGDTAAAPRDVVSALLQDPLADSATIGQALVSRHQDANIDVFEISQSERLNREPESLSLPSSWLQATGYDVVEVNIENLESDPIISTLLSTDALVIVLDPIRLTSTPQLSPILPYLLARSPVHFVVNGHLPSGFSKSSVEQTLREQLKQVTIEPLDDVHYDPSILKVSFVQAEKALTALEALSSGLSKAASPGTKAEAFEVFQREFIQSHVGLLQSTLHQTLSNNASPQLSTARQVAALALMYISNVILSDRDVARAATHTVSTLRRTAQEGATKAKHMSVATRGVDGALVEGEVKYEMEKIKSQIESSFQGRLSWLGLLGRLRVDDVALELGGFVGSRFAVDLERQVVFESGQLSHLQSSLSSSSDQIIRQLSHTSSSPTQLSPHPHPFTSPLLANHLSTLSLSIPPLTPTTLLSPIITRRNQLVTKSIPRLQLSAQRALLATYSTALLGASMSWVAYVPPVDVLSAGTASGLGLLSIVGSLALGQKLWAGAQKKFWRDWNRVTGMLKGDLETRLDTALQTQVLAKPLAAAEGLEKLIEKREKRLDALQSKVDKLKSKL; this is translated from the exons ATGGAGGATTTGGCCGTTAAGCGCAGGGGGAGAATAGCAG TTATTGGCGATACCGCTGCTGCTCCCCGAGATGTTGTCTCAGCTCTCCTTCAAGATCCTCTGGCAGACTCGGCTACCATCGGACAGGCACTCGTCAGCAGACATCAGGATGCCAACATTGATGTTTTTGAAATCAG TCAAAGTGAACGACTCAACCGCGAACCCGAGTCATTGTCTCTGCCCTCTTCATGGCTTCAAGCTACAGGTTATGATGTTGTTGAAGTCAACA TTGAAAATCTTGAGAGCGACCCTATCATTTCAACCCTTCTTTCGACCGACGCCCTGGTTATTGTCCTCGACCCTATCCGGCTCACATCTACTCCCCAACTCTCCCCCATTCTGCCTTACCTTCTCGCTCGCTCTCCCGTCCACTTTGTCGTGAATGGACATTTACCATCTGGTTTTTCGAAATCCTCCGTCGAACAGACATTGCGCGAGCAGCTAAAACAAGTCACAATCGAACCTTTAGATGATGTGCATTATGATCCATCCATCCTCAAAGTTTCTTTTGTCCAAGCTGAAAAGGCCCTAACGGCTCTTGAAGCTCTTTCCAGCGGACTAAGCAAGGCTGCTTCACCAGGGACAAAGGCTGAAGCTTTTGAAGTCTTCCAGCGCGAGTTCATTCAGTCCCACGTAGGACTCTTACAATCCACCCTTCATCAGACCTTGTCCAATAACGCCTCGCCACAACTCTCCACAGCTAGACAGGTCGCGGCCCTCGCACTTATGTACATTTCCAACGTTATCCTTTCTGATAGGGACGTTGCGCGCGCTGCAACCCACACGGTTTCAACACTTCGTCGTACCGCTCAAGAAGGTGCAACCAAAGCAAAGCACATGAGTGTCGCGACAAGAGGAGTGGACGGCGCTTTGGTTGAAGGCGAAGTCAAATATGAAATGGAAAAGATCAAGAGCCAAATTGAGAGTAGTTTCCAAGGGAGGCTCAGCTGGTTGGGGCTCTTGGGCAGACTGAGAGTAGATGATGTTGCATTGGAATTAGGAGGATTTGTCGGTAGCCGGTTTGCTGTTGATTTGGAACGACAG GTGGTCTTTGAATCCGGTCAATTATCCCACCTGCAATCTTCCCTTTCGTCGTCTTCTGACCAGATTATTCGCCAACTATCACATACCAGCAGCTCACCGACCCAATTGTCCCCCCACCCTCACCCATTCACTTCACCTCTCCTTGCCAATCACCTCTCCACACTCTCGCTCTCAATTCCACCTTTAACGCCGACGACTCTCCTTTCACCTATAATTACGCGGCGAAACCAGCTTGTTACCAAGTCTATCCCGCGTTTGCAACTTTCAGCCCAAAGAGCTCTGTTGGCCACTTATTCCACGGCGTTATTGGGTGCTAGTATGAGCTGGGTTGCGTATGTGCCTCCGGTAGATGTTCTTTCGGCCGGAACAGCTAGTGGACTTGGGCTGCTGAGTATTGTCGGATCTTTGGCTCTTGGTCAGAAACTTTGGGCGGGGGCACAGAAAAAGTTTTGGAGGGATTGGAATAGGGTGACTGGAATGTTGAAGGGTGACTTGGAA ACTCGTTTGGACACCGCGCTTCAAACACAAGTCCTTGCAAAGCCTTTAGCAGCTGCTGAGGGGCTGGAAAAGTTGATTGAAAAACGGGAGAAAAGGCTTGACGCCTTGCAAAGTAAAGTTGACAAGCTGAAAAGTAAATTATAA
- a CDS encoding Hypothetical protein (Similar to TIGR gene model, INSD accession AAW45035.1; CNH01630), whose translation MVWRTMLITVSTSFLLGTTFTHWIADHNVLWKSPVTTEAINHSIEYYSLLSSAPSGLGWVYIAVGLVLVLSAGGRSIKGYRGTSGEVLFDGGSLVLVASITYYQLSEVYPAITMIPNPLPANLVDHPLYPALTTAVRDLATSNIMTAVMLTGLILLQAGRYYAKRPASPPITTENSSVSTPASASSPSSPETHPIPVSQRSATPFRELTEDELLELDPVSATH comes from the exons ATGGTCTGGAGAACTATGCTCATCACAGTCTCCACCAGCTTCCTGCTGG GGACGACATTCACCCACTGGATCGCCGACCACAACGTTCTCTGGAAATCGCCGGTCACGACCGAGGCCATTAACCACTCGATCGAATACTACTCTCTCCTGTCGTCGGCCCCAAGCGGACTCGGATGGGTGTATATCGCCGTCGGGCTCGTTCTGGTGTTGAGTGCAGGCGGGAGGTCCATCAAGGGGTATCGCGGAACCAGCGGCGAAGTGCTCTTCGATGGCGGAAGTCTTG TCCTTGTTGCGTCCATCACCTATTACCAACTGAGCGAGGTCTACCCTG CCATTACCATGATCCCAAACCCCTTGCCCGCTAACCTGGTTGACCACCCGCTATACCCCGCATTGACCACGGCTGTGCGCGACCTTGCGACTAGCAACATCATGACCGCAGTCATGCTCACCGGactcatcctcctccag GCTGGGAGATATTACGCCAAGCGTCCGGCTTCCCCACCCATCACGACCGAAAACTCTTCCGTCTCCACCCCTGCAAGCGCGTCGTCCCCTTCGTCCCCCGAAACCCATCCCATCCCCGTCTCTCAGCGATCTGCAACCCCGTTCCGAGAATTGACAGAAGATGAGTTGTTAGAGTTGGACCCGGTATCTGCAACGCATTAG
- a CDS encoding Small monomeric GTPase, putative (Similar to TIGR gene model, INSD accession AAW45038.1): protein MCRIVLKVGMVGDSQIGKTSLMVKYVEGSFDEDYIQTLGVNFMEKAISIRNTEITFSIWDLGGQREFVSMLPLVSNDAVAILFMFDLTRKSTLNSVKEWYRQARGFNKTAIPVLIGTKYDQFASFPRGEQEEITRQAKRFSKAMHAPLIFCSTSHSINVQKIFKIVLAKAFDLKCVIPEIDAVGEPILLYVDV from the exons ATGTGCAGGATCGTTCTCAAAGTAGGAATGGTTGGTGACTCACAAATTGGAAAGACATCATTGATGGTCAAATACGTGGAAGGCAGCTTTGA CGAGGATTATATACAAACACTGGGTGTCAACTTTATGGAAAAGGCCATTAGCATACGAAATACAGAGATTACCTTCTCA ATATGGGATCTGGGTGGTCAAAGAGAATTCGTGTCAATGCTGCCCCTTGTGTCCAATGATGCCGTCGCTATTCTATTCATGTTTGATCTTACACGAAAATCAACTCTAAATAGCGTCAAAGAGTGGTATCGCCAAGCACGTGGATTCAACAAAACAGCTATACCAGTGTTAATCGGAACAAAGTACGACCAATTTGCGTCTTTCCCCAGAGGAGAGCAAGAGGAAATCACTAGACAGGCGAAGAGGTTTTCAAAGGCTATGCACGCTCCACTG ATTTTTTGTTCCACTTCACATTCTATTAATGTCCAGAAGATCTTCAAAATTGTTTTAGCAAAGGCTTTCGATCTCAAG TGTGTTATTCCTGAAATCGACGCCGTTGGTGAACCCATTTTACTCTATGTCGATGTTTAG
- a CDS encoding Hypothetical Protein (Similar to TIGR gene model, INSD accession AAW45277.1): MSSTLPRPLVTVSTLNNPPSSDTIVASSPLAAIAPDRRPHLQSGEDLTPLKRRKISPDMFEPTAPVPQSPCIPIAAVLYHYAQVAHQTSHVHLQQAFVPTHISTDRSSGYSIIKLYSSSSSTQQNSSSNRFNHDPQAFAKALGLQLYALDLLRAGLGMNNLSDMERVAFSLEFGVVGIKVYMAQQQILQSKSKGKEKEKMEGAQVVDCQRLMDDMQDIVGQANEARRNNHQMVVQLALLIKTRIAFVHRRWELVPTVLAELAASIGWSDSSPSTDLVSDQKEERTWLACLNIHYLILRALWEGRVGNDSVAKEIMKRAYALMDETADKKVFNELRANGGVITLHIPNSRPLQVQTTPPNILYMLTYLTTVVARRDFTGSNATCKSIVHPTVMRETENIARTEDMWDSGFSSLHSLSQAIALRRQVMSIKGEVMIEQAAAMIYRSCFAEGRQLLYETVEQLLDHNLFHPLSPHLCLTFAQHAHHLGLTSSAVRYYKACKDLINSGSELSLIAEIGLLAVQNKLEGLDQSVERQDEVNALAEKCKGSSSAMFSATGYFLASLTDDNRVNSKKKLSTAYEISQKANNNILRLLIFAFTTSTHHYGGRERMLRQLETGRDISKILGGKDRDDGVGQVVLGMWFARRLKEFYRQEGYQQGVQVAKESEKLHFARLNDLRREAEKVAKGEEELECGR, encoded by the exons ATGTCATCGACATTACCCCGCCCGTTAGTCACCGTCTCAACTCTGAACAACCCGCCTTCAAGCGACACCATCGTGGCGTCTTCTCCCTTGGCTGCAATTGCCCCGGATAGGAGACCGCATCTTCAGTCGGGTGAGGACCTAACGCCATTGAAAAGGCGCAAGATCTCCCCAGACATGTTTGAGCCGACTGCC CCTGTCCCGCAATCCCCTTGTATACCCATCGCAGCTGTACTTTACCACTATGCCCAAGTCGCTCATCAAACATCCCATGTCCACCTTCAGCAGGCATTTGTACCTACCCACATATCAACCGATCGTTCATCCGGGTACTCTATCATCAAGCTctactcttcttcttcttcgacCCAACAAAACTCGTCATCAAATAGATTCAATCATGATCCTCAAGCGTTTGCAAAAGCTCTCGGTCTCCAACTCTACGCACTCGATTTGCTTCGTGCGGGACTAGGTATGAACAATCTTTCAGATATGGAAAGGGTCGCATTCAGCCTAGAGTTTGGTGTCGTAGGCATCAAAGTGTACATGGCACAACAACAAATCTTGCAAAGCAAGAGtaaaggaaaagaaaaggaaaagatggaaggaGCCCAGGTGGTGGATTGTCAGCGATTGATGGATGACATGCAGGATATCGTGGGGCAAGCT AATGAAGCTCGTAGAAATAATCATCAAATGGTTGTCCAGCTTGCTTTACTCATCAAGACTCGTATAGCCTTTGTCCACCGACGATGGGAACTGGTGCCTACTGTCCTCGCAGAGCTTGCCGCATCTATTGGCTGGTCTGACAGTAGCCCATCTACAGACTTGGTTTCAGATCAAAAGGAGGAACGAACCTGGCTTGCTTGCTTGAATATTCATTACCTGATCCTCAGGGCATTATGGGAGGGTAGGGTAGGGAATGATAGTGTGGCAAAGGAAATCATGAAACGAGCATACGCGTTGATGGACGAGACGGCTGACAAAAAGGTGTTTAATGAATTACGGGCTAACGGGGGCGTCATCACA CTGCATATACCAAATAGCCGTCCTCTTCAAGTACAAACAACACCCCCTAATATCCTTTATATGCTTACTTACCTGACAACCGTCGTTGCGCGAAGAGATTTCACCGGCTCCAACGCGACATGTAAAAGTATTGTGCACCCTACGGTCATGCGAGAGACGGAGAATATCGCGAGAACAGAAGATATGTGGGATAGTGGGT TCTCGAGCCTCCATAGTTTGTCACAAGCCATAGCCTTGAGGAGACAAGTCATGAGCATCAAAGGAGAAGTCATGATAGAGCAAGCTGCAGCTATGATATATCGCAGCTGCTTTGCAGAGGGACGTCAA CTTTTGTACGAGACTGTAGAACAGCTTCTTGACCACAACCTTTTCCATCCACTTTCTCCCCATCTGTGTCTCACCTTTGCCCAGCACGCCCATCACCTCGGGCTCACATCCTCCGCCGTACGGTATTACAAGGCTTGCAAAGATCTCATCAACTCTGGAAGCGAGCTTAGTTTGATCGCGGAAATTGGTTTGCTGGCAGTACAGAATAAACTTGAAGGCTTGGACCAGAGCGTGGAGAGACAAGATGAAGTGAATGCATTAGCGGAAAAATGCAAGGGAAGTAGTAGCGCCATGTTCAGTGCCACTGGATATTTTCTAGCCAGTTTGACGGACGATAACCGTGTAAACTCAAA AAAAAAGCTATCTACAGCTTATGAAATCAGTCAAAAAGCAAATAATAACATTTTGCGCCTTCTCATCTTTGCCTTTACGACAAGTACACATCATTACGGAGGGCGCGAGCGTATGCTCAGGCAGTTGGAGACCGGAAGGGACATATCAAAGATCCTTGGTGGGAAGGACAGAGATGATGGAGTCGGCCAGGTCGTGTTGGGCATGTGGTTTGCGAGACGGCTCAAGG AGTTCTACAGGCAAGAAGGTTACCAACAGGGCGTACAGGTCGCAAAGGAAAGCGAGAAATTGCATTTTGCGCGCCTCAACGACCTCAGGCGAGAGGCAGAAAAGGTTGCAAagggggaggaagagctGGAATGTGGGCGGTGA
- a CDS encoding Imidazoleglycerol-phosphate dehydratase, putative (Similar to TIGR gene model, INSD accession AAW45034.1) has product MSERVASVERTTSETHISCTIDLDHIPGVTEQKINVSTGIGFLDHMFTALAKHGGMSLQMECKGDLHIDDHHTAEDCALALGEAFKKALGERKGIKRYGYAYAPLDESLSRAVIDISSRPYFMCHLPFTREKVGDLSTEMVSHLLQSFAFAAGVTLHIDSIRGENNHHIAESAFKALALAIRMAISRTGGDDVPSTKGVLAL; this is encoded by the exons ATGTCTGAACGTGTTGCTTCTGTGGAAAGGACCACCAGCGAGACGCATATCTCTTGCACGATTGATCTCGACCATATCCCGGGTGTCACCGAGCAAAAGATCAATGTCAGCACTGGTATCGGGTTCCTTGACCAT ATGTTTACAGCGCTCGCAAAGCACGGCGGCATGTCTCTCCAAATGGAATGCAAAGGCGATCTCCACATTGATGACCACCACACGGCGGAAGACTGTGCGTTAGCGCTTGGGGAAGCGTTCAAAAAGGCACTtggagagagaaagggTATCAAGCGATACGGATACGCGTACGCGCCTCTTGACGAA TCACTTTCAAGGGCTGTGATTGATATTTCTTCCCGGCCGTATTTCATGTGCCACCTCCCTTTTACGCGTGAAAAAGTTGGAGATT TATCAACAGAAATGGTGTCTCACCTTCTTCAGTCATTTGCATTTGCTGCCGGTGTAACCCTTCATATCGACAGCATCCGAGGCGAAAACAACCACCACAT CGCCGAATCGGCTTTCAAAGCGCTTGCGTTGGCTATCCGAATGGCAATCAGCAGAACCGGCGGGGACGACGTGCCTAGTACCAAGGGTGTGCTTGCGTTATAA
- a CDS encoding ATPase, putative (Similar to TIGR gene model, INSD accession AAW45036.1), whose product MRRISPHPLRQRLALRPSPARTLQTTSAIHFPRSPAPRRTFAAASLPAAAHSPPPPPPPPPPAATATATATATATDPAPTGLVSYATEVIAPSPPAALPPDLHPALTHLSTAFLPRNQHLAADPASSPITHVSPTPPAAHGRAQTEPAAEEEDSEPLPENVVALASPFEGGDIYLKDAVHQLANHMHADIVRLDLVMGVALDGIAGPLGVCGPPPLSQALNPLYQGAPSPFPNFRKDAREAEDQEEGMGLGFTSMPVAVLGGGGLPVPHMGHMGQQEEDMMAGRANEEWISFFSRIINADTAEAGKKRIVLLESPLAMSKTFPIWWPSLVEAVQRRRRGLITPGRKKMVPKNGTVDPSLVHPTSIVLQCTPSPLLPHTSPSMFAPTEKEDHELAAEEHVDEVDEQEEATHAAISALEDKFRSMGFNVHHHVEVVKPRSGAKLWWGNEESDPAGRREGDQSRLKAILNKGLSSVLPPFDQSSDSGNPPRNPLQRLLMTRLGHLHPRSDQTESSGSAPLVWKAFPIVPLHRNFDAEKESRTLRRRIYSAALIARAVYQLGGELQDPLGVLKLSESTGKPLTRKTGPSSVTKGYGNTVVSWPDALHIASIAVGRAVQTGQADGDVAIIHWADIIAARQAAVEEKTMTADHLSKHIPSAPKDTPPKTTTTEPQEEAIDPVVEKIRKDKKLSQHEKRLLNCIVDPSKLASTTFRDVHLPEKTIDGIRSMISLPLLFPEAFRGGVLKDHATTGALLFGPPGTGKTLLARAVAAESGARMLAIQPSDVNDMYVGEGEKLVKAVFSLARRLSPCVVFLDEVDALFGARISRGSSGSMSHNLILTEFMQEMDGLSSAIANKDKRVVVIGATNRPFDLDDAVMRRLPRRLLVDLPDVQDRKAILEILLRGEQLGQDVHLDQIAKETDGFSGSDLKHLCVSAALSAVKDTVNVPWRHLSPLSAASLSSRSEQRPRTPLPGAGAGTGAGGGGGGGGGLGNEILVMAPGEGGGGGGGGRKKVRVKKEKASSTATATYAQPIVSSTAREESASASDTPDEEQQLGTSETPERAEQEQLLSADRTRDTSPIEDTPEPVKAPMEEEEEVVQTMPKRVLMQKHFKIALEEIRPSASEEGSLPELRKWAEQFGEGGKRKGKKSGFGKGFGFSDEPVKDRDTGYGKVKQDD is encoded by the exons ATGCGGCGCATCTCCCCCCACCCCCTGCGGCAGCGACTCGCCCTGCGGCCCTCCCCCGCACGGACGCTGCAGACGACGAGCGCGATCCACTTTCCCCGCTCGCCCGCCCCGCGCAGGACATTCGCCGCCGCCTCGCTCCCTGCAGCCGCACACtccccccctccccctccccctccccctccccccgCTGCCACTGCCACTGCCACTGCCACTGCCACTGCCACTGACCCAGCGCCAACAGGACTAGTATCATATGCGACCGAGGTGATCgccccctccccccccgCGGCCCTCCCGCCCGACCTCCACCCCGCACTGACCCACCTCTCGACCGCCTTCCTCCCCCGCAACCAGCATCTCGCCGCCGACCCCGCCAGCTCCCCCATCACCCACGTCTCTCCTACCCCCCCCGCAGCCCACGGCCGCGCACAGACGGAGCCCGCcgcagaagaagaggacaGCGAGCCCCTCCCCGAGAACGTCGTCGCGCTCGCCTCGCCGTTCGAGGGCGGCGACATCTACCTCAAGGACGCCGTCCACCAGCTCGCAAACCACATGCACGCCGATATCGTCAGGCTCGACCTCGTCATGGGCGTCGCTCTCGACGGCATCGCCGGCCCCTTGGGTGTCTGTGGCCCACCCCCGCTCTCTCAAGCGCTCAACCCCCTCTACCAGGGCGccccttctccctttcccAATTTCCGCAAAGACGCTCGCGAGGCAGAGGACCAGGAAGAAGGTATGGGCCTTGGCTTCACCAGCATGCCCGTCGCCGTTCTCGGCGGCGGCGGTCTGCCTGTCCCCCACATGGGCCATATGGGCcagcaggaggaggacaTGATGGCTGGACGGGCAAACGAAGAGTGgatctccttcttctcccgCATTATCAATGCAGACACAGCCGAGGCCGGCAAGAAACGTATCGTCTTACTCGAATCTCCGCTCGCCATGTCCAAAACATTCCCCATCTGGTGGCCGTCGCTTGTCGAAGCCGTACAAAGACGGAGACGAGGTCTCATCACCCCCGGCAGGAAAAAAATGGTTCCCAAGAACGGAACCGTTGATCCGTCTCTCGTCCACCCGACATCGATCGTTCTCCAATGCACACCCTCACCCCTCCTCCCGCACACTTCCCCCTCCATGTTTGCGCCCACCGAAAAGGAAGACCACGAGCTTGCCGCCGAGGAGCATGTGGATGAAGTAGATGAGCAGGAAGAGGCGACACACGCCGCAATCTCTGCGTTGGAAGACAAGTTTCGGAGTATGGGCTTCAATGTGCATCACCATGTGGAAGTGGTCAAGCCCAGGTCGGGGGCCAAGTTGTGGTGGGGAAATGAAGAGAGTGATCCGGCTGGTAGAAGAGAAGGCGATCAGTCTCGCCTCAAAGCGATTCTTAACAAGGG CCTGTCGTCGGTGCTTCCGCCATTTGACCAGTCAAGCGACTCTGGCAACCCGCCGCGCAACCCACTCCAACGTCTCCTCATGACCCGGCTCGGCCACCTCCACCCCCGTTCTGACCAAACCGAGTCGAGTGGCAGCGCGCCACTGGTATGGAAAGCGTTCCCAATCGTGCCCTTGCACCGCAACTTTGACGCCGAAAAAGAATCACGCACACTTCGTCGCCGAATCTATTCCGCCGCATTGATCGCGCGCGCTGTCTACCAGCTCGGCGGTGAACTGCAAGATCCACTGGGCGTCCTCAAACTAAGCGAGTCAACAGGGAAACCGTTGACGCGCAAAACAGGGCCGAGCAGTGTCACCAAAGGGTACGGCAACACAGTCGTCTCGTGGCCAGACGCTTTACATATCGCGAGTATTGCCGTTGGCCGAGCTGTACAGACGGGTCAAGCGGATGGCGACGTAGCAATCATTCATTGGGCGGATATCATCGCGGCGAGGCAAGCTGCTGTGGAGGAAAAGACCATGACAGCGGATCATCTATCCAAACACATCCCATCTGCTCCTAAAGATACCCCACCCAAGACCACCACGACGGAACCACAAGAAGAAGCGATAGACCCggtggtggagaagatTCGAAAAGACAAGAAACTGTCGCAACACGAAAAACGGCTGCTCAACTGTATCGTCGACCCTTCCAAACTCGCATCCACCACCTTTCGCGACGTCCATCTCCCCGAAAAGACGATTGACGGTATCCGGTCCATGATCTCCCTCCCCTTGCTTTTCCCAGAAGCCTTCAGGGGCGGTGTGTTGAAAGACCATGCGACCACGGGTGCGTTGCTGTTTGGACCGCCCGGTACGGGTAAGACGTTGCTTGCGAGAGCTGTAGCGGCGGAGAGTGGAGCGAGGATGCTCGCCATCCAGCCAAGTGATGTGAATGACATGTATGTCGGCGAAGGTGAAAAACT TGTCAAAGCAGTGTTTTCCCTCGCCCGTCGTCTCTCCCCCTGCGTCGTGTTCCTAGACGAAGTCGATGCGCTCTTTGGAGCCCGTATATCCCGCGGATCATCCGGAAGCATGTCACACAACCTCATCCTCACCGAGTTCATGCAGGAAATGGACGGACTCAGTTCCGCCATTGCAAACAAGGATAAACGCGTCGTCGTCATCGGTGCGACTAATAGACCATTTGATTTGGATGATGCGGTTATGAGGCGGTTGCCCAGGAGGTTGTTGGTGGATCTTCCTGATGTACAGGATAGAAAAG CGATTCTCGAGATTCTGCTGAGAGGAGAGCAGTTGGGTCAAGATGTTCATCTTGACCAAATAGCCAAGGAAACGGATGGCTTCTCTGGTTCAGACTTGAAAC ATTTATGTGTCAGCGCGGCACTTTCAGCCGTCAAGGATACCGTCAACGTTCCTTGGCGTCATTTATCACCTTTATCTGCGGCCTCTTTGTCTTCTCGATCTGAACAACGACCACGAACGCCTTTACCTGGTGCCGGCGCCGGCACCGGCGccggtggtggtggtggtggtggtggtggacTTGGGAATGAAATTTTGGTCATGGCGCCTGGAGAAGGCGGaggcggtggaggtggaggtaGGAAAAAAGTAagggtgaagaaggaaaaagcATCTTCGACCGCGACCGCCACATACGCCCAACCCATCGTATCTTCTACCGCACGCGAAGAGTCAGCGTCAGCTTCCGACACGCCCGATGAAGAGCAACAGCTGGGCACGAGTGAAACTCCCGAAAGAGCTGAACAAGAACAACTGTTGAGTGCTGACCGTACGCGTGATACCTCCCCTATAGAAGATACTCCCGAACCCGTAAAAGCGCCcatggaggaagaggaggaggtggtgCAGACCATGCCAAAACGTGTGTTGATGCAAAAGCACTTCAAGATTGCCCTCGAGGAAATTCGGCCATCTGCATCAGAAGAGGGAAGCTTGCCCGAGTTGCGGAAATGGGCAGAGCAGTTTGGTGAAggtgggaagaggaaagggaagaagagtggGTTTGGGAAAGGTTTTGGATTTTCAGATGAGCCGGTGAAAGATAGGGATACGGGATACGGAAAGGTTAAGCAAGATGATTAG